The Peptoanaerobacter stomatis genome includes the window AATTTTTTTCTTGAATTTTTGGTATATATAAAGTATACTCATATTAAATTTAAAAATTTTACAAAAGGGAGATTTCTAAAATGTCTGTAACTTACAATAACAATGATGGTAAAGTAATAATAGATAAAGAAGTTATCAAAAAAATTGCCGGCTATGGAGCCAAAGAATGCTATGGTCTTGTCGGTATGGCATCTAAAAACAAAGCTACCGGCATAGTGGAACTACTTAGCCTGTTTGATTCAAGTAGAGGTGTAAACGTACAAATAGAGGATGATTTAGTATACATCGAGCTGTTTGTAATAGTACAATACGGTACAAAAATATCAGTAGTAGCTAATAATCTTATAGAAAAGGTAAAATATGATGTAGAAATGCAGACAGGACTTAAAGTAAAAAAGATATCTGTAAATATTCAAGGAGTAAGGGTATCAAAATAAATATATT containing:
- a CDS encoding Asp23/Gls24 family envelope stress response protein, whose product is MSVTYNNNDGKVIIDKEVIKKIAGYGAKECYGLVGMASKNKATGIVELLSLFDSSRGVNVQIEDDLVYIELFVIVQYGTKISVVANNLIEKVKYDVEMQTGLKVKKISVNIQGVRVSK